The Burkholderiales bacterium JOSHI_001 genomic sequence TTGGCGAATAGCGCGCTGTCGCGAGGCAGGCCCGCGCGCGGCAAGGCGAAGCCCACGGCGTCGCGGATGGCCAGGCCCCGGGTGGAGATGGCCTCGACGATCTCGGAGCAGAACTCTCCGAGCTGAACCAAGGAGAGCTCGGAAGAAGCCAGTAAGCCGCCCAGTGCCGCATGGAACACCAAGCGGTCGTCCGGCACAGGCGAGAGCCCACCGGCATGCAAAGTGGCCTCGACCCAAGGTTCGGGGTCGGCGCGCATCTCCTTGGCGCCGATGGCCATGACGTGGCCGAGCGTATCGGCTAGGTTGTGCTCGTTGCCATTGGCAGTGAGGATCGCCGCCTTGGCAGTCGCCGCGTTGTTGCGGATGTAGCCGGCGTTGTGCGCGATCAGGATCTCCGGCGGCAGCCCCTGGCCCTCGACCAGGGCATCCGGGATCATGAGATCCACTCGGGCGAACAGGTCGGGATTGGCGAGGATCGCCCGCGCCACCGCCGCAATCTGGTTCGATGAGAGCTTGTCGAGCCGGAAGAGCGCGGCGGAATCCCCCGGCTGCCCAGGGTTGGAAATGCGCTTGGCGAGGATGTCCGCGCCAACGCGCCCGATGATGCGGTCGGTCAGCATGCGGCCTCACCCTTGAACGCGAACGGGTTTTCAACAAACGAGCAGGAGTCGGAGAGCCGGCGGACCAAGCCCAACCCCACGAGCCGGGCTTCGAGGTTGTCCCGGTTCTCGCTGAGCTCCTCTTGGTCGACGAGCTTCGCGTCGAGCAGGCGCGCGCCTTCGGCATCGCCGAGGACCAAACCGTAGCGACGCTTGGCTTCGGCCAGGAACTCGTCAAACTGCATGCGGTCGTCGACGATGGCCACCACGATCGACTTTAAGAGCCGGTCGTTGGGGGCATAGCGCGTGCGCCGCGAGAGGCGTCGCGAGCTCAGGCCAATCGCGCGCGACCAGGACGCGTGGATCTTGCCGACGTGCTGCTCATGGCGAGCCAGGGCAAGCTCGGTGAGTTTGCCAACCAACACGTCCGGGCTCTCGCCCGAATAGTCCTCATCGTCCCGGCCGTCGGCCGAAGGCCACTGGAACCGCTCGCGCATGAGCCTCACACGCTCGGCTTCGGGAAACTCGCTGGTCGCGGCTTTGGCCCAGAGGGGGTCCATGCGGATCGACTCGACATGGGCGCGCACGGCCTTTGCGGGCAGGCCTTGGTTGAGCTGGTAGCTGTCGCCGGACAGCGCCCGGACTTTCGTGCGCTCCCTGGAGACGATCTCGCAGACGATCTCAACCGGATCGTCATCGCCTGCCACGCGCTTGGCCCTCTCCAGGAAGTAAAGCAGCATGTTGAGGCCGGAGATGGCAATCAGGTGCTCCAAGGCGTCGTAGATTGGCATGTCCTTGGCCAGGATGGACAGCCAGTCTTCGCAGATCTGGTCGAAGCGCGGGTTGGCGGCCTCGGGCAGGTAGCCCGACTGCCGAGAATCGTCCGCCCGCTGCGGCGCGCCTTGCATCGCGCGGGCGAGCCGATTCATCGGCGCCTCGCGATCGAAGAGGCGCTTGGCCAGCAAGTCGCCAAGCACGGAGCCGCGCTTTGCTCGAGTTAGCATCATGTAGAGCAGTTCGCCGGTTCGAGCGAAAAAGCGCCGGTCGTTGCTCATCTTGCCCTTGGCGTCGATCTCCAAGTCCTCGTAAAGGGCGTCGGGGCCGAAGGGGAAGACGAACTTGGAGCTCCAGCGCTTGTTGCTACGCGACTCGAAGGAGGATGAGCGCAGCAGTTCCACTGCCTTTGCGAAGTCGTCGAAGCTCGCGAACGAATGGCGCAGGTAGGCCATGTCGTCGGCGCCATCGCCATTCCCGGTCGAGCCTTGAGCGAACTTCTCGGACCACTGCCGCCACTTCTCCTCGTCGGGCTGGGCGCTCTCGGAGATGGATTCGACGTAGGGGTTGTTGAAGAGCAGCCCCCGCAGGCGGATCTGACGTTGCGGCTGGAACTTGAAGGCCCCGCCAAGGCCCTCGTGCGGGCGCAGCGGCTTGTCCAAGTTCGAACCCAGCACGCCGAGGAACTCGAGCACCGTCAAATGTGGGAGCTGCTCATCGTAGAGGCGGTGGCCCCAGATGTTCTCGTCGACGGTGAAGTCGACGCTCCTTATCTCGGTGCGCTTGAAGATCTCGCTCATACCGGGGACCTCACGGTCACGGGGCGCGCGAAGCCACGGCCTCCCGGCTCGATGTCGATGAAACTGAGCGTCAAGGCTGAAGCCTCTCCGCCGACCTCGTCGTCGTCACCGACAAATCCAGCCTTGCGGACGATCTCGGCCTTGCGCAGCAGCTTCGCCTTGAAGGCGAGCAGGTCTTCGAGGCACTCGTTAGAGAAGCTCGCCGGCAGCGCGCCTTCGGCGACGCGCGAGAGGAATTCATGCCTGATTGGCGTGAGGTCGAAGGCCACTGAGTTTCCGGGTCCGGGCGAGAGCGAGAGGTCGAGCTGTGGGCGGCCGGTCTCCTCGTCGAGCCTGATGGCCATACCCACGCCGCCCTGCCTTCGCGAAGGCGTCTCGTGGTCGCAGAGCACACTCACCCGGCTTTGCGTGAAGCCGCCGGAGCTGGCGATGAAGATGCGGTCGACGTTCTCCAAGAGCAGGCCTGTCATGACCCGGTTCAGGCCTCGGGCGATGCGTCCGCGTGTCGCGTCGGTCACGGGCCTTTTGGCCTTGAGCGATTCGATGATGTTCAGGTAGTCGCCCGCGAAGCGGAAGGCCGTCATCGACCAGCGTGGGTATCCCGGCTCCGACTCAGGCAGAGAGAAGTAGAGGCGGCGACGCTGGTCCTCCAACACTTCCATGAACTCGGTAGATCCGCCTTCCAGGCGCGCGCCTTCATGGCCCTCAAGGTAGGCGTCTTGCGCCGCGCGAAACTCCGCCGTCGCGCCGTAGACCGGGTCGACGGCCACCAAGCGCGCGAAGTCCTCCTGCAACCGCGAGTCATCCTTGCCATACACAAGCAGGCCGTCGGCCGCGTTTGTCGTCTCCTCGCCCACGCCGAAACTCGCCATGGCTTTGAAGACCGGGCGGTCTGAGGCCCTGCGCTTCGGCAGGTTCGCCCCGAAGGCGTTGGCATAGATGCTGGCCAAATTGACATGTCCAGCCTCTTGGATTCTGGGCACGTCCGCGCAGGTCATCAGGTTTTCCTTGGCCAGCTTCGCGTCCGCGTAGCCCAAAACCATGTTGGAGCACAGGGCCAGCAGGTCGCGCACCGGCAGGTGCAGCCCGTTGAGGCGGGCGATCTCGATAAGGTCGCCGAGTCGGCGGGCGAGCTGCCCTCCATCAGCTTCGCCGAGGAGGCGGCGGCGGTTCTCATCGATCGGGCAGACTTTGCCGCCAACCTTCAGGGCGCAGCGCGAGCAGTTGTCCCACTCTGGGTGACTTGCGACTGCATTGGCGACTTCGTCGAATGTGCTGCGGCCGGTGGATCGACTCAGATCGAAGACTGCCAGCCGATCCGGTGCAGGGCCCGCTTGCAGAAAGCGCTCTTGGAGGGGCTTGCGCAGAGGATGGACGCGATCCTGCCGCTTTCCCAGATCGCGGAGCCGATCAAGAATTTGGCCGTGATTGGCAGCCAGAACCACGATCTCCGAGTCGTCTCCGCCGAGTACCGACCTTTCCAGGCGCTGTAAAGGCAGGTCGCTTTCTTCGCCGTTGAACTCGGAGAGGTCCTTGATAAACACCGCCAATCTGCCATCAGCCAGGCGATGCTCCTTCACGTTCCCCTTCGCTGCCCAGACTTTGGGGTCCCCTCCAATGAGCGCCCATAGCGCACGGCAGTGGTAAGTCTTGCCATCGCCAGCTGTACCCGCAATCAAAAGCGAACCGGGTACCGAAGACTCAACATGCCGCACCATGGCGTCAAGCAGCGGCGTGGACAGCGCGATTGGCACGACCTTCGCACGGCCTAGTGCGCTCGACACGTATTCGTCGAACATGGTCAGGTTGTTCGGCGTCGGCCCGTAGCTCCTCAAAAAACGTACCCAAGCCGCAGCAGGCGGGTTGGCGGAGTCACCCAAAGGCTGCAAATCCGTCTGGCTCATTGACCGCTCTCCCTTTTAGGCCCATTTTCCACGGTCGGCGCGGGTGCACCCAGGCCATGCGTAGGAGCAAGTCGAAGCAGCGCGGTGCTCCAGTTGAACCCTCGCGCCTAAGGGACAAGAAGAGCTGGCCGATCCAGCGGCCGTCCGACAAGCCACCCATGGGGAGACCGAGGCCGAGTACAAATCCGAGCGAGGTCATGGAGGCATGTGCCGCGTACCGACTCAGCGCGGGGTGGCGGCCTCCTGGCAAACCGGGGGTGCGAATCTCGCTAGGCAAGACGCCCGAAGGTTGCGTGCCGGTCCCGTCGATGCGGGCGAGCGCCGAAGCCGCATACATCGTCACAGAGCCCAACGGTCACTTCGCGCTCGCACGGATGTTGTGACGACACAGACCTCGTCACAAACCTCGACACAAAGCAAAACGCCGACCACGGGGCCGGCGTTCAACTATTCCTAAGTTATTGTTTTTATTCGAGAATTCTTGGTTGCGGGGGCAAGATTTGAACTTGCGACCTTTGGGTTATGAGCCCAACGAGCTACCAGGCTGCTCCACCCCGCGACTGAGCCTGTGACTATAGCACAGGCTCGCCATGGGCGTGCATGGACCTTGGCGCTTGTGGCGTGCGCGCTTCTTGCTCTGGATTGGTCGTGGCGCCATGGGCGCCGGTCCTTGCAGGGGGCGTGTCATGAAACGCTTTGCATCCATCGTGTACCTGGCCGTGGCCTTGGCGTCGCTGGTCTTTGCCTCGGTGTGGGTGTGGGACGCTGCCTCGCCGTCTCAGCCTGACGCGCCCCAGGTGCGCTGACGCAGCCGCCTTCGGCCCCCGCTGCCGGCGCCGTCCACCAGGTGCGTCGCGGTGCGCGCCTGCACCGTTTCGGGGTCTTCCTCGGCGTGCGTGCCTGCGTTGGTGGCAAGATGGGCTGACACGCCCCTGTTGGCGGCGTGGGTACCAACTCAGGAGGTGCGATGGACCGCAGAGACTTTTCGCTGGCCCTGTTGGCCGCCCCGGGCCTTTGGACACCGGCCTCGGCCGTCTGGGCCGCGGGCCTGCTGTCGGACGCCGACGCCGCCGCCGGCATCCGCGCGGCGCTGGAACGCGGGGCGTTGTCGGCCGTGGGCCTGCTGGGCAAGGCCGATGGTTTCCTCGGCAACCCGAAGGTTCGCATCCCGCTGCCGGGCATCCTGAACGACGCCGCCAAGCTGCTGAAGGCCACCGGTCAGCAGGCCAAGGTGGACGAACTGGTCACGGCCATGAACCGCGCCGCCGAGGCCGCGGTGCCCGAAGCCAAGACCCTGCTGGTGCAGGCGGCCAAGTCCATCACCGCCAAGGACGCCTTGGGCATCGTGCGCGGTGGCGACACCTCGGTCACCGACTTCTTTTCCAGCAAGACGCGCAGCCCCTTGAGCGTGAAGTTCCTGCCCATCGTCACCCGAGCCACCGAGAAGGTGGCGCTGGCCGACAAGTTCAACGCGGTGGGCGGCAAGGCCGCCAAGCTGGGCCTGCTGAAGGGCGAAGACGCCAATGTGCAGCGCTACGTCACGCGCAAGGCGCTGGACGGCCTGTACGCGATGATCGGCGAGGAAGAGCGCAACATCCGGCGCGACCCCGTCGGCACCGGCAGCGCCATCCTCAAGAAGGTGTTTGGCTAGGTCTTGGCGGCGCCAGGGGGCTTCACAGCCCCTTGGACAGCTCGAACATCAGCGCCGAAGGCAGTGAACTGACGATGGCGTCGCGCCCCACGCGTGCCATCTGTGCGTCGCCGAAGCTGGACACTTCGAAGGTCTGGCCTTGCTCGGTGATTTCCACGTACACCATGCCTGGCGCGCTGTGGCTCAGGCTTTCGCGCAGCGTGTCGAACGGCGCGCCGGTCAGTGCCGACTCGTAAACGATGGCGTTGGGCGCGCCTTCGTCGCAGAAGATGCGCGCGTCGTCCACCGAACTGACGTAGTCCACGATCAGCCCCATGTGCGCGATGGCGTGGCGCACCTGGTTGCGCACGTCGCGGCGCGACGCGATCACCAGCACCTGGTTGCCGGCCAACGGCAGCGCATTGCCGCTGGCGGCGAAGCCGGTGTCCAGCTCCACCGTGCTCATGCCTTCCAGCGTGTCGTTCACGGTGCGCGGGAACTCCAGCGTCAGCGTGGTCTCGTTGGCGCTGTCGGCGCGGTCCTTGTGCAGGCCCATGGTGCGGGCGATGCAGTCGATCAGGCTCCACGACAGTGTTTCCAGCGACTTCAGCCGCAGCGTTTCCGAGGCGCTGCGCGGGGCGTTGGCGCCATCCGGGGCCAGGTCGGCCGGGCGGTGTCCGAAGCGGCAGCTCAGCCGCGCGTGCGCCGGCCAGGGCTTCATGTCCAGGCGGAATTCAATGTGCGTGCGTGAATGCTCCAGGCTCCAGTCCAGCACCGCCTGCAGCAGCGCGAACAGCAGCGACGCGTCCACCACCACCTCGGCGGGCTTGAGCACCTGGCGCAGCTGGATGCCGCGGTCCTGGACTTCGCGGCCACGCTGCAGCAGCGTGTCGCGCAGCATTTGCGTCAGGTTCAGCTGTTCCTGGGTCTGGCGGATGCGGCCCGATGCGAAGCGGGCGATCTGCTGGCCCATCATGCTGGCCCGGCGCGCGGCTTCCAGTTCGTCCTTCAGGGCGCGCAGGCCCTGGCGGTCGATGATGCCGGTCTCGGCCAGGATGGTCACGCGTTCGAGCGCGGACGTCAGAGGGGCCGCGATTTCACCGGCCACCTGGGCGACCAGTTCAACGCCCGCATCTTCGTCCTCAGGGTGCATTTCGGCGGGGGATTGAACAGCGGCGTGCATCGGCAAAGGTCGTTTCAGGTCGGACAGATCCATGCGCGGACGCTCCAGTGTGGAAAATGGTTGTCCGACATGTGCATACGAGGCCGCATGCGCGTCGATTCCACGAAAGCGCGGCAACGCCGACCAACGATGACAACCAGCGCCAGGATCGTGTGCCCCGGGGCCACCACCGTCCACCCCGTACCCAAGGGGGAGACGATCATTTCTCTTCGGGGCGGCGTGAAGAAGTCACGCGGCAGGTTCTGCAGGGGTTGGGCGTAAAGCATGAATCGTATCGCACGCGCCCTGTTCGCAATGGCCTTGTCCCTGCTCTGTTGCGCCTGCGCGCCAGCATTGGATTGGCGTTCCATGACGCTGGTCGGAACACCCTTGCAGGTGAGCTTTCCCTGTCGCCCGACTGTCATGGCGCGCGACTTGAAGTTGCTCAACACGCCGCTGCACTGGACCTTGACCGCCTGTGACGCCAGCAGCATGACCTTCGCTGTCGCCTGGGCCGACGTGCCCGACCCGGCGCGCACCACGCCGGTGCTTCAGGCCCTGGCGCGGCAGGCCAGCGAGAACCTGCGGGCGGCGCCGCGGGCTGCGCTGGCGGCCAGCGTACCGGGCATGACCCCCAATCCATCGGCGCAGTGGCTGCTGTTGCAAGGGCATTCGCCCGACGGCCATGCCATGACGCAGCGCGTGCTGCTGTTTGCCCATGGGCTTCGCGTGTACCAGGCCTCGGTGCTGAGTTCGGGCGCCGACACCGAAGGTGATTCCGCTGCGCGCAGCTTCTTCGATGCACTGCGGGTCCAGGCGCCATGACCGGCCCGGCAACTCGCCTGACCCCGCGCGCCATGGCGCTGGTGTTCCTGGCCTTCGCGTTCGCCTACTTCTTTTCGGCCCTGGTGCGAGCGGTCACCGCCACCCTGGCGCCGGTGTTCGCCGACGAACTGGGCCTGAAGGCTTCGCACCTGGGCTTGCTGGCCGGGGCCTACTTCTTCGGCTTTGCGCTGATGCAGCTTCCCTTGGGCCAGGCCCTGGACCGCCACGGCCCCAAGCGGGTGCTGCTGTTGCTGCTGGGCTTGGCGACCTTGGGCTGCGCGGCCTTCGCGTTGGCGCAGGGCCTGGTGCCGCTGATCGCCGCCCGCTTGTTGATTGGCGTGGGCGTGTCCGCCTGCTTGATGGCGCCCTTGACGGCCTACCGCCTGTACTTCCCGGACAGCGCGCAGATGCGTGCCAATTCATGGATGCTGATGACCGGCTCGCTGGGCATGGTGGCTTCCACGCTGCCGGTGCAGTGGCTGCTGCCCCTGCTGGGCTGGCGCGGGCTGTTTTGGTGCGTGGCGCTGTGCCTGGTGGTGTGCATGCTGCTCATCGCCCAGGTGGCTCCGGCCGACGCTCGGGCAACAGTCGCGGGCGAACGTGTCTCTGACGGCGGCTACCGAGCGGTGTGGCGCCATCCCATGTTCGTGCGCATGGTGCCGCTGGGTGCCGTCACCTACGGCGGGTTGGTGGCCATGCAGGCCCTGTGGATCGGCCCCTGGCTCACTCAGGTCGGTGGCCACAGCGCCAAGCAGGCAGCAGGTGGCTTGTTGGTGGTGAACCTGAGCATGCTGTTGGCCTTCGGCGGTTGGGGGCTGGCCATGCCGGCACTGCTGCGCCGTGGCTGGCACGCTGAACGCCTGATCGCCCTCGGCTGGCCCCTGGGCGTGGTCCTGATGGCTGCGCTGGTGTGGTTGGGGCCCCAGGCAGGCGCCCTCTGGTGGGCTGCCTGGTGTGTGTGCACCAGTGTGGTTTCGCTCAGCCAGCCCGCCATTGGGCAGGCCTTCGCGGCGACCTCGGCCGGGCGCGCGCTATCGGCCTACAACCTGGTGATCTTCTCAGGCGTGTTCCTCATCCAATGGACCATCGGGGTGGCCATCGACATGTTGCAGTCACGTGGCTGGGCCACGCTGTCGGCCTACCAGGCGGCCTTCGGCCTGTTCCTGCTGGGCCAATTGGGGGCCGGGCTGTGGTTCCAGTTCAAGGGCCGCGCAAGGGGGCCGGCGGCCACTGCGGGCCAGGGCCGATAATCCGCCATCCCCCCAACGCCATGCCATGCCCGGACTGCTGATCATTGCCCACGCGCCGCTGGCCTCCGCCTTGAAGGCCGCTGCCGCGCATGTCTACCCCGATTGCGTGGTGGAGGCGGTGGACGTGCCGCCCGATGGCCCCTTGCCCGAGGCCGAGGCCGCCGCCGCGCTGGACCGGGTGCGTGACCCCCAGGCGCTGATCCTCACCGATGTGTTCGGTGCCACGCCCTGCAACCTGGCCTTGAAGCTGGCCGACGGGGTGCAGGTGCGCGTGGTCACCGGGGTGAACGTGCCCATGCTGTGGCGCGCCTTGTGCTATCGAACCGAATCGGCCGAAGACCTGGTGGCCCGCGCTGTGGCGGGGGCCACCCAGGGCGTGATGCAGGTGGCCGTCTCCAGACCTCAGAACCAGTCCATCAAGCCGGGTGACCATGCTCAAGTCAACGCTCACCATCAGCAATAAGCTGGGCCTGCACGCCCGCGCCTCGGCCAAGCTCACCAAGCTGGCGGGCAGTTTCCAGTGCGACGTCTTCCTCACCCGCAACACGCGCCGTGTGAACGCCAAGAGCATCATGGGCGTGATGATGCTGGCCGCCGGCCTGGGCAGTGAGGTGGAACTGGAAACCTCTGGCGCGGACGAACAGGCTGCCGCCGAAGCCATCACCAAGCTGGTGAACGACAAGTTCGGCGAAGGCGAATGAGCGCCGGCGCGCAACGTCCCACCGTCATCGGCATCGTCGTCGCATGAGCATCCAGATCTTCGGCCTGCCGGTTTCCAGGGGCGTGGCCATCGGCCGCGCGGTGCTGGTGGCGTCCAGCCGGGTGGACGTGGCGCACTACTTCATCGACGTCACCCAGGTCGACGGCGAGATCGACCGGCTGCGCGACGCCCGCGACCAGGTGGCGGGCGAACTCAACGGGCTGAAGCGCGACATGCCCCACGACGCGCCGGCCGAGCTGCCCGCGCTGCTGGACGTGCACCTGATGCTGCTGTACGACGACACGCTGATCAGCGCCACCAAGCACTGGATTCAGGCCCGTCACTACAACGCCGAATGGGCCCTGGCGGCCCAACT encodes the following:
- a CDS encoding hypothetical protein (manually curated) is translated as MSLLCCACAPALDWRSMTLVGTPLQVSFPCRPTVMARDLKLLNTPLHWTLTACDASSMTFAVAWADVPDPARTTPVLQALARQASENLRAAPRAALAASVPGMTPNPSAQWLLLQGHSPDGHAMTQRVLLFAHGLRVYQASVLSSGADTEGDSAARSFFDALRVQAP
- a CDS encoding arabinose efflux permease family protein (PFAM: Major Facilitator Superfamily) — translated: MTGPATRLTPRAMALVFLAFAFAYFFSALVRAVTATLAPVFADELGLKASHLGLLAGAYFFGFALMQLPLGQALDRHGPKRVLLLLLGLATLGCAAFALAQGLVPLIAARLLIGVGVSACLMAPLTAYRLYFPDSAQMRANSWMLMTGSLGMVASTLPVQWLLPLLGWRGLFWCVALCLVVCMLLIAQVAPADARATVAGERVSDGGYRAVWRHPMFVRMVPLGAVTYGGLVAMQALWIGPWLTQVGGHSAKQAAGGLLVVNLSMLLAFGGWGLAMPALLRRGWHAERLIALGWPLGVVLMAALVWLGPQAGALWWAAWCVCTSVVSLSQPAIGQAFAATSAGRALSAYNLVIFSGVFLIQWTIGVAIDMLQSRGWATLSAYQAAFGLFLLGQLGAGLWFQFKGRARGPAATAGQGR
- a CDS encoding phosphotransferase system, mannose/fructose-specific component IIA (PFAM: PTS system fructose IIA component), with the translated sequence MPGLLIIAHAPLASALKAAAAHVYPDCVVEAVDVPPDGPLPEAEAAAALDRVRDPQALILTDVFGATPCNLALKLADGVQVRVVTGVNVPMLWRALCYRTESAEDLVARAVAGATQGVMQVAVSRPQNQSIKPGDHAQVNAHHQQ
- a CDS encoding phosphotransferase system HPr (HPr) family protein (PFAM: PTS HPr component phosphorylation site~TIGRFAM: Phosphotransferase System HPr (HPr) Family); protein product: MLKSTLTISNKLGLHARASAKLTKLAGSFQCDVFLTRNTRRVNAKSIMGVMMLAAGLGSEVELETSGADEQAAAEAITKLVNDKFGEGE